One segment of Candidatus Paceibacterota bacterium DNA contains the following:
- a CDS encoding MBL fold metallo-hydrolase — protein sequence MNEKLKLTFCGGANSVTGANFLLESDKFKILVDCGLEQGDPNAGEINRRPFIFDPAAIDVLLVTHAHTDHLGRIPKLVKDGFKGRIISTIETKELAPLMLEDSVKLLNQEAERNGVLPIYEMPDVQKTISLWQSIPYHQQTEILPGFSVYLKDAGHVLGSAMIELTHNGKKIVFTGDLGNSPSPLLKDTEAITDADYLLMESVYGDRNHESATLRRDKLEDVIEETVKRNGVLVIPTFSLEKAQIIIYELNNLVEQGRISVVPVYIDSPLAIKITEIYKRHPQNFNDVARAAVERGDDLFNFPKLHFTSTSEESKAILGTPNPKIVIAGSGMSTGGRIQHHEINYLSDPKNTLLFIGYQAAGSVGRQIEDGARSINLLGQNVQIKAQIAKIDGFSSHKDSEHLIEFVENTADTVKKIFVVMGESKSALFLVQRLRDYLGLQAYHPREGESVMLEF from the coding sequence ATGAACGAAAAATTGAAACTAACCTTCTGCGGTGGAGCTAACTCGGTAACGGGGGCTAATTTTCTATTGGAAAGCGATAAATTCAAGATCTTAGTTGACTGCGGACTTGAACAGGGAGATCCGAATGCTGGAGAAATTAATCGGCGGCCTTTTATTTTTGATCCGGCAGCCATCGACGTCTTATTGGTCACTCACGCTCATACTGATCATTTAGGTCGAATACCGAAATTGGTGAAAGACGGCTTTAAAGGCCGCATAATTTCCACCATTGAGACTAAAGAATTAGCTCCTTTGATGTTGGAAGATAGTGTCAAATTATTAAACCAAGAAGCCGAAAGGAATGGAGTTTTACCGATTTATGAAATGCCAGATGTTCAGAAGACTATTAGCCTCTGGCAAAGCATACCGTACCACCAACAGACAGAAATTTTACCCGGCTTTTCCGTCTACTTGAAAGATGCTGGTCATGTTCTCGGCTCGGCCATGATTGAACTCACTCATAACGGCAAAAAAATCGTCTTCACTGGAGATTTGGGTAACAGCCCATCACCACTTTTAAAAGACACCGAGGCTATCACAGATGCAGATTATCTATTGATGGAAAGTGTCTACGGTGACCGCAACCATGAATCAGCCACCCTTCGACGGGATAAACTGGAAGATGTTATTGAAGAAACTGTCAAAAGAAACGGCGTTCTGGTAATCCCGACTTTCTCCTTGGAAAAAGCCCAGATCATCATCTATGAATTGAATAATTTAGTTGAGCAGGGTCGGATTTCGGTTGTGCCAGTCTATATTGACTCGCCGCTTGCCATTAAAATCACCGAAATTTATAAACGCCATCCGCAAAATTTCAATGACGTGGCTCGCGCGGCCGTTGAAAGAGGGGACGATCTTTTTAATTTTCCGAAACTCCATTTCACCTCTACCTCTGAAGAATCAAAAGCTATTTTAGGTACGCCTAATCCGAAAATTGTTATCGCCGGCTCCGGCATGTCCACCGGCGGTCGCATTCAGCATCACGAAATTAATTATCTTTCCGATCCGAAAAACACCTTGCTCTTTATTGGCTATCAGGCGGCTGGCTCCGTCGGCCGTCAAATCGAAGATGGTGCTCGCTCAATTAATCTTCTCGGTCAGAATGTTCAAATTAAAGCCCAGATCGCCAAGATTGACGGGTTTTCCTCTCACAAGGACTCCGAACACCTGATTGAATTTGTGGAAAATACTGCTGATACCGTTAAAAAAATTTTTGTAGTGATGGGAGAAAGTAAGTCGGCTCTCTTTTTAGTTCAGCGTCTGCGCGATTATCTTGGTCTTCAGGCCTATCATCCCCGAGAAGGAGAGAGCGTAATGCTGGAATTCTGA
- a CDS encoding nucleoside-diphosphate kinase — MPHHKEERTLVIIKPDGVQRTLIGEIIKRYEQAGLKLIGMKMMVPTVDHVEKHYTLDLNWRKITGEKTIKGYQDKGLTPPSMDPFEITGRILDGLKKYLTSGPVIAMVWQGAHAVKIVRKITGGTEPLTSDVGSIRGDFVLDSYQMSDTDGRAVRNLVHASGSVEEADMEIKHWFKDEELTKYRLVQDEILYDVNLDGILE, encoded by the coding sequence ATGCCACATCATAAAGAAGAACGAACACTAGTAATTATAAAACCGGACGGAGTTCAAAGGACTTTAATCGGCGAAATCATTAAACGCTACGAGCAAGCGGGACTTAAACTGATTGGCATGAAGATGATGGTGCCGACCGTCGATCACGTGGAAAAACATTATACTCTTGACCTAAATTGGCGGAAAATAACCGGCGAGAAAACCATTAAAGGCTATCAAGACAAAGGGCTAACTCCGCCTTCCATGGATCCGTTTGAAATCACCGGCCGCATTTTAGACGGGCTGAAAAAATATCTGACCAGCGGTCCAGTTATTGCCATGGTTTGGCAAGGCGCCCATGCGGTGAAGATTGTTCGAAAAATCACTGGCGGTACGGAGCCTCTTACCTCGGACGTCGGCTCTATCCGCGGAGACTTTGTTCTGGATTCGTATCAGATGTCAGATACTGATGGCCGAGCGGTTCGAAATTTGGTTCACGCTTCGGGCTCGGTTGAAGAAGCCGACATGGAAATTAAGCACTGGTTTAAAGATGAGGAATTGACTAAATATCGCCTAGTTCAGGACGAGATTCTCTACGATGTTAACCTGGACGGGATTTTGGAATAA